The sequence AATGCCAcgtttctgtgttttcctccttcACAGGGCACATCCAGGCTGCCGGGGGTGCTGCACTCCTGACCTCACTCCCTGACAGAGGGAAGGAGCCCCTGGGCCTGCTCCTGACCTTGCCCAGCACTGAGGCACGGCCAGAGTGACCAGGACCAGGATCCTTCTCTGAAACCAcgtgcacagagctctggggtgtcctgcaggctgcaggggcCTCAGGGGAATCAGTTGTTTCTGTGCCTGTGGGATTTGTTCTGGTTTGTTGAGCACCCTGACAGAGAAACTCCAGAAACTCTGCTCCCCTGCTAAAACATCCTGTGCTGTTTCTCCTCAACTTGTTGCTGCTTTGGCTGCTTGTCCTTATTGCAGCATTTCTCCTCACCAGTTTGTTCCTCCTCTTGGAGGTTACTTGTCCTTGTTCCTTAAGACATCCCAAAatgttcctgcagctccaggcagaggggctggtgccctgccttgccttgggctctgtgtgtgttttacTGGACATCCCATCCAGAACTCCAAACAGATCCCATGAATGATGTCTAATTGCTATTTATTTTAGTCATTCCTCATCTCCCCACAGGCATTATATGAAAAATGCATTCCACATCAACCCAAACTTCTCCATCTGCTGGACTGGACTTAAAAGGAGCGAAGAGCTGAGTGTAAACCAATCTCCCcagcaaatcccagctgggGAGCGCTCGCTGTGCCGGGCAGGTGCACGTCCAGATAACATTTCTGGCATCTATTTCAACTTAACAATGTGCACAAGCAGATAATCTCAATGTAAATAATCCACCCTGggtgctgtgcagccctgtgccagtggGCTTGGTGCTGGCTGGAAATTAACTGTGACTTCTGGagggctcctccagctctgctctgaggctggaggcagctctgcagtgccaggaattCATTATTCCCACCTTGGATGTGTTTTGGTTGTTTGCAAACACTTTCCCTGGTGGTGCTGCCACGGCTGGGGACAGATTTGTCACCCACACGAGGGTTCCTCTAAagtcagccccagccccagcatgAAAAGACCTCAGCCTCCAACCCAGCATTAACACCCAGGGCTCTGGTGTTAATTGTTCTGGTCTTTGCTTTTAGGTCAACATTTGAGTTTGGTTTTGGCATTTAATGCAGTAGGAGCAGAATTGTTATATATAAACCAACTTTTTTAATAAACCggctgcttttctctttccttctcctcagcCTCGTCCCTCTGGCCAAGTGAATCCCCTGCATCTGAAATCCTTGCAAATTAGGCTGAAAAAGTGCAGTAAAATGATTTGTTCTTATCAAAGTCCACCATAAACACTAACACTTGAATGTGCTTTTTACCACTGCAAAGTCCCATCCTCAAATAAACTGAAATTCTGAGCACCAGCAGGATAAATGTGTTCAGGGTGTGGCTGAACATACACATGCTCAAGCTTTGGGATTTTGAATTAATAAAAGTGGTTTTGCACTTCACTGCCTGTGCAGTCTGACTGGGAAGAAGGTTGGGAATTCCCTGGTTTGAGGGAATTGTGTCAGTTCTCATTTCCGCCTGGTCTCTCAGGCtttcagctggggctgtgtgtgtgtaaggTGCCCTGAACCAGCCAGAGTTTCTATAACCTGGCTGTAACCTCTGGAgctggaaattaaataattattgaCTGGGAACCAACTGTGCTGGCCCAAATGGAGCAGTTCTGAGCAGTCCTGGAAGAACAGCACTGAACTTGTACAGGAACCAAGAGCCAAGGTGCTGATGGGCAGCAGTGAGGCACAGCAGAACTTTTCCGTGGCAATTATTAAATTGGGCGTTTTTAGGGAGATGAACACcgagctcctgctgcccagcccctcagccccagcccagccttggagCTCTTTGACCTCCTGCTGTACCAGGCCTTTGCCTCTGAAGCAGCTGGGGCTGTTAAGAACCATTTCCAGTTCCACACAAGGTGGATCGGGTGACTCTCACTTTATCACCCCCCGAGGCCACCTCAAGGACAAAGGAAAGGGATACACCCAAAACTAATGTTTGGGTATGGGGGAAGGCTgggcctgggctctgctggactCGGGCTTAATGAGAGAGACCCTGGGCTCCCTCTGCTTCCACCCACCTCCATTTTCCTGCCACTCCGAACAGCTTTCCTCAGGCTGGCAAGGATCGGGctggtgggtttgggatttCACAGCCCCTGCAGACAAAGATTCCTGTTTTTACCCGAGTGCCATCAGCCTACACTTGCAGAAAGGCCGTGCTGTGGGCGGAGCTCCTGCATGCCACAGTTCAGAGTCACACCCGCAGAAAATCCTAAATCCTCATGAAAAGATGGAAGTTCTGTTGTTTTATAGGGAACTGTTACAGTGTAGGGAAACTGAACTGTGCTCACCCCCAATATCCTTCTATTCCTGCTTCAGAGcccctttcccattccctctGAGCTGCCAGGGGGGCAGTGTTGCCTGGGGGTGTTTTTTCCACAACAAATAAGCCTGGAAAAAGTGCACAAATACACGGAGCTGTGGGAGTCCAGTGCCAGGGCTCAGAACTGGCCCAGCTGGAAGTTCCCAGAACAGCTGATTCACACACTGAGGCTGAGGGCAGTGACAGCCTGGAATGTGACAGGGGAAGCCTTTAAACAAGGGGGAActtcttttatatttatatatagatacaggaaaaaaagggcaGACTGACTCCTAATTAAACTATACGACCCTAAATTGctttatgatttattttcttcctccatgCTTTGTTATGTTTATAATTACTCAATCAATTTGTATTCTCTGAATTATTGGCTTTGgaagctgagctgtgcccagggagaaATTGCAGAGTTGAGTTCAGTTTACATCTGCAAATTGCTGTGCAATTTAATAAGGGGTTTGGGTATTTTCAAACTGCACTGCAGCACCTCAGCTTTTATTGCAGTACAACCTAAAGTTTTGGCTTTTCAGTCCTGTTAAAGAGAGTTGCAGCAGTTTTGGAGCCACACCAGAGCTGCTGACCCCCAGCAAAGGGGGACAGTGACTGGTGCCACAAACAGGTTTGTATCATGAAGCAATTCAGCACCACAACTTCAGTGCTGCCAGGCACCAGTTTCTACTTTACCTGCACTAGTTCTTCatgctgggaaaggagaaaacttCATGCGGCTTTTGCTAATACAGTATTTTAGCATTAATTCAAAATTTGGTCCTTTATTAGGCATTTTAGGTTTACAAATGGTAACAAAAGTATAACActtccaaagaaaacaaatcaaatcccattcccaatgctcttcaaaatatttctcctttaaaaCAGTCTTTGATTGTTTTGCGTTTAAATAAGCAAAAGGTTTTTCCTGGCTTTCCTCGAGTTGTGTCCATCACACACAGgctcctctgcagtgctggcaccTCTCACTGAGCACTCTcagtcctgcagctccagcttcaTTAACTGATTTTCTTCTGCCCTTTATTCTTGGAGTCCCAGAGTATCACAACATTAAAAtagagcaggaagagcaggaagtGCAGGCAGGACACCACGGCCACGGCCACGGGGAACAAGTCGGGCAGGCGCTGGGGAGGAGGCAGCgcagcactgagcactgacaGCACTCCCATCAgggccagggacagcaggaacTGCAAGACAAGGAGTGAGGGACactcagccagcccagctgccacctcactgctggctgctctgtgctcttccACACGGCACAGACAAGTGACAGCCCCGCTCCACtggtcctgcagggctgggaacagctgcaAGCAAGAGCTAAAGGAACGAAATTTGCTTACCAGGCTCCTGACAATCCTGGGGAAGGACTTGAACCAGGACACATAACCCctgagggaaagggagaaggcCTTGAGCTGCAGGTCCTCTGCAGAGGTCTTCTCCAGGATGGAGAAGGAGGCCAGGCACACGGCCAGGAAGGCGGGCGTGGTCACGGCGtagggcagcagcagctcgtccttcagcagcagcggcagcaggctggggtgggcagggccagcagccagcgggagagggaaaagcagcaaatccAGTTATCCTCACCAGAACTGGCCCAGAACAGGCCTTTCATGGCATCACACATGGGTTcgggttggaagagatcttaaagctcatcctgttTCAACCctgacacctcccactgtcccactgctccagcctggccttgggcactgccagggacccaggggcagccacagctgtgccagggcctgcccaccctcccagggaacaattccttcccaacatcccatccagccctgccctctggcagtgggaagccatcCCCTGTatcctgtccctccatccctttaTCCcgagtccctctccagctctgtaACAGTTTCCAACTCACCTGAAAGTTGACACAAGTAGGAACCACGTGGCCATAAAGGGGATTTCATTTATGATTAAGCAGACTGGGCtagaatgagaagaaaaagggatATCAGCTATCCCCTAATcaaacagcactgccaggatAGGCAGGATATCCCCATGCACAGAGTGCTGTGActgtccccacagccaccaCTGAAAGCACAGACCAGCCTGGCTGGACTTGCACACCTTCATTTACAAGTGatttagaaaagcaaatatGCACAGTTGTTAAAATCTCATATATTTGTACATGAAAGCAGGATGCAATTAGAAGATGAGGAAAAGATCAAATTTTatccacagaaaaattaatttacttacACTGACACGAGAAGAATAGATTTTTCATGGACttgaaaggagaagaggaaaaatgacAAGGCACAGCTGACCTTaggagagagagcagagatgTGTCAGCCTGTGAGTGCAAAGCTCTGCTTTGGTGTCTGCAGGTCCAGCCTCTGTGTGGGGGCAGCACTGAACGAGCTGAGTTTGCTAATTAACAGCTGCCTTTCCTCCAGTgcaaacccagagcagctcctgtgggcaCCCTCATGTACCAAAACCACCTTCTTTGGAAGTTTACCAGAATAATCACAAAGTCCTGCAGGTAGAGCCTCACTCTTGCCCAGCTTCCCTGACAAGAGCAAGGAATCACAATATTCCCACACACAGGCACTGGCAAATCCCACTCCTGGTAAGAATTACTCCCACTTTTGACATAAAATTTTGCTCCTCATCATGACCAGTCAacagaaaaagtaaacaaattatcttttttttcccccaccaaaTTAAAACGTGTAAAACCAACCAGTTCTTAGGATAATTGTTAGTTTCAGGTAATATGATAAAactaaaaagagaaattatcttgtaactctgaaacttaGGAGCCAGCTCTACCTAATTTAGGAGAACTCAGTTTTTGCATGGCAGCCATGGCAATGTGCTTCAATTCAATGATGTCACTAAGAGAAGGCaaacattttggaaaacaggatcattttattttcaaaccaCTCAGGAGCTCCCAATGTCCATTTGGggaatttttaatggaattttgcAGCcagtgaaggaagaaaaactggCACTTTGGAAGCCAAACAAAAGGAGGAGAAATCCCAACTCCATGAGGTTTAAATGTGTGTGGAATCTTCCAAAGGCTCTTCAGAGGaagataataaaaatgcagagttaaataaagaaaactgaGCTTAGGGAACAAGTCTGGGTTTAAGGGACAAGTCAGAGCCCTGGATTTGAGGAAGTAAAACACTTTTCAACCAACTCCTTTTGATGCATTTAATGCTCCCACCCTCTGTGTCCTGCACTGCTGGTTACCCTCCAGTGGTGGATACAAACCAAGGAGCAGTGGAAACACTCACCAAGGCAAATTTAAAGCCTCGCAGGGAAGGCTGGACAGTGAGCTTGAtacaggctgggagcaggctgaGGAATGTCACAGCAAAACTAAAGCAttggggaagaaaaacagttttaataCCTGAGTGACTACAGCCATTAACACTTCACTCTGCAGAGCCAGACCTGAATTCTTCACTGAGCCAAGGAGAAATGGGAGCTCTGACTTCAAAGAGCATTCAaagatatttgaattttttgaaTTTGCAAGTTTTAACTCCGTTTTAACCAAGCAGCTTAAATCACCTATATAAACAAGAGGGAATTTTTCAGTGATAAATATTCCCCATATTTCTCCCTCATGACTTGGCAGAAAAATACAGTATAGGAAAGAACACAACTTGAGAAAATTTACTCCTTCtgcaaaaaaatattgcagataaAAAACTACCTAAGGCACTCCAGTTATGTCTTACCTGAGTTTTAGCTGAGTCCGAGGGGATATTACATTCTTTATCTTTATAAGGACACTTAGACTGCACCAAATATTGGCTACTTTATCctagaaggaaataaaaaggtaaTCAGtgataattatatataattacaCTCAGGTTTGTGGGAACAATGGGGCTTGGAAGGTGGGGATTGTTTGGTTTCTACCATGAGAGTGCAAATATGACTTGCAGGTGTACATCACATTCTCAGATGTACTGGGGATAATTCTGCTCTTCAAAAATGGAAAGTTTCAAGAGACCAAATTAAATCATGCTCTGGAATAATTGAGAAATAGTTCTTCAGCACAGGAGACAACAACTTAACCCATGAGAGCAGACACTTtgtggagctggggctgtggaaGTGTCCCTGAGCAAACCCTGGCCCAGTGAATCCTTTCTCACTGTACCTGCCCGTGCTCGCTGCCCGCTAGCACTGACAGAGTTAACCCCCAATAAATCAAGAAGTCTAAAGACATTAGCACTTGTGCTAGGAtcactttcaaaattaaatttgtaaCTGCAGCTCTCTCTCCTGCTGGTGAAACTCATCCCCAgacagctgctggaggcacagctgtgcagaCACAACTCCCAGCAGCAACTGAGCCCCCTCGGTCCCGCTGCCAGCGCCGGAATCTGCCGGGGATTCcggggagcacagccctggcagcaccagcaacTCCTCCTCACAGCCAGGCTGATCCTCCAGCACCAGCAAGTGTTCCCAGGCTGCAAATGGGAACTGGCACACCCTGGGCTGCAAATGGGAGCTGCACAGAACCTGTCACACCCCAGGCCAAGTTACTGAGCGCTGCTTACGTGGACAAATTCTCATTTTATCTCCATCAGCATCCAGCAAgtcactgccctgagcagctcagaaaatatttgggcTAATATTAGACTAAAATCCTTCAGCTCTTTCACACTCATTGGTTATTGtcatttaaagattttatttttaaacttggtATTGAATAAAAGGTGTGGTGAGCAAATAGATAGATTTATAGATTCCAAATAAATCTTAAGGAAAAGGGTAATTGGTTTTTTTGGAGTTGTCTTTTTTTGGAGAGGTTGTTTGgtgtttgttggggtttttaaaataaactagtAGAGAATACACTAAGAACACCTCCACTGCCTTTAGTACATCAGCACCAACTTTGGGGGGGATGGAAAGTGCCAGTTGTGATATTATTTACatctaaaaaatattaaaagaataattaagATTAATCAAACTACGTGAGAATTTGCTTTAATCCCTGTGACAACCTGGAAATTCAAAGCTGCATTTCCTGAGTTAAGCCTGAACTTGAGAATTTGCTGTAAAAAGTGTAACATTGACTTGTGCtcccaaaacagcagcaattccCTGTGACATGAGAACTCTTTCTTTTATCCTAAATTCCTGTGGCATTGCCATCCAGTAAATGAGGAATTGAGTGACTGGATTAAAGCTCAGCACCTTCAGCATGGGCATGTCCACAGCCTGAGCAAAACCAAAAGTAGAAGTGGCCTAAAACTCTTGGAAAATATTGTGGAAACTGCACAAGGCGAGTCAAAAAGGAAGTTCTAGGCTGCATCTAAATCatcacttaaaaataatttttaaaaaataattaatcccATTGAAAAGAGGGGAGCAGAACCCGAGAGGCTGAAGCCATTGACTTTCAAGGTTACATCTTCTGACACTGTCAACTACTATGGAATCTATTTCAATGGAAAAATGTATGGATTGAAGTATGGGTTTGATGATGGGATAAGTGTTGTCTCCTGGTATAATATCCTGGAAGatgccagctgagctggggtTAAACACTGGATTAAATAACTGGCAAGAAACGACTGCTGAAGAAGCCGTCTCGAGTTACTCGCCCTGCGCTGTGTCTCCCCCATGAAATCCTAAAGGTCAGGCTGAAGGTTTCTCCAGGGATCTAAGAATACAGGACAGGGCAGTGGGTGGGAGAAGAAAACATGCATGCCTCAAACAAGCCTCTGTCAATGGGAAAGAGTCTTCTGAGTACTTGCATGATTTGTTCCACGTCGGTGCCGAACGGGAGCCAGCAGGCAGCGAAGGacaccagcactgtccctgccagTTTGGCCAAGAGCACCAACCTGCAACAGGACAGCACATCAGCACAGAACCCgcagagctgggcacaaacagcagcactgcccatcctgcaggactgcagcacagacaggcacCCTCACAGAAATGAACCCAGGAATGCCCACGTGCACGTAAGGACAATCCcgctgcccaggccaggctggttCCTGAGGGAGATAAAACACTCAAAACTCACTTACCCCTTTCCTTTCAGTCCCTTCTTGAAGCACTTTCCAAGTAAATAGCAAAAAAAGGGCAGGGAATGGTAGAGCTCCATTTGCTTATAATTTAAGGCCAAGCAAAAGGCCACGGAGCCCAGGAGGTCCCAGTCATGGGACAAACAAAGGACAGCCCACAAGGCCAAGCCAAGGCTCACTGAGTTGTATATGGTTTTTTATGTCAAGGACAAGATACACATCTCACTTCTGGAAGGCAGCAATTAATGCCCTGAGGGGAAGCAGAAATAGCTTGTAAAATGAGTTTTGCCAAGTTAGTTTTAACAACACTTTGCCAGTTGTGACTATGTTGTCTccagagataaaaaaaatacttccacTGAAAGTGTAGTTCTTGTACTTAAAAAGTTTGGTTCAGAGCTTGCCCAGGAAAATCAGAGAGCAAATTCTGTGTGTGTTAATTACACATGTAATTAACGTGTTCAGCCAACCCAGCTTTTAGTGGCAGTAACAGCTCTCTGCAACAAGCAACATTTTCTCCTTGATATTTCCATGAGTAATGATAAAGCTCTCACAAGCTTCCCCTTCCAGCTCCCACAAGGTATGTGCAGAATATTCAAATATGTCAGTGTTTAAATTATGTATAATTTAGTTTAAGGACTTCTGAGAGGTTTGTGATTCTGTTACACACACCCTCATCCATAACCAATTCTAATCCTGAGCTGCTAATCCTGTTCAAACAATGAGTAGTAGTTGCTAAAAACAATGTTACTTTCAAAAGATCTTCCCCTACTCAGGAGATTTTGAAGAGACTAAATGACAGTTACTATAAAACAAAGTATTAGCTTtgggttttactttttttttaaacttcgATAAACCAGTAaacacagaatcccagaatggtttgaattggaaaggaccttaaagcccatccagtgccacctctgccatggcagggtcaccttccactgtcccagggtgctccagccctgccctgggcactgccagggatccaggggcagccacagctgctctgggcaccctgtgccagggcctgacCCCCttccagggaggaatttctccctaatatccaatccaaacccaccctctggcagtgggaagccattccctccagtcctgtcactccatccctTGTAAACAGTCCCTTGTATTTCTTGTATTGTCAGAAATGTcacaatattttgttttccctctgtcaACCTAAGCAGCTGTGACAACACATCCAGCTTGCCCACGGAGCTCTCAGCCCACTCACATTTCCCACTCCACATCACCAGGAGTATTTGACACCTCATTGATTTCACATCAGCAAACTCACACTGAGAGCCCTGATcctgcagaggtgcagcagctcagggaaacCAATCTCtgacctgctggagctgctcagagggTGGCACTGGTCACGTCAGAGTGGTAGGGCTGGCACAGAAATCTGCAGGAaatccctgcctgcacagcagctgctgcacctccagcctgggctgaacTGACAGCACTGGCCTGTTCCTGTCCAAAACCAGGACTGTTACTAACAAAAACCCCCTGTGCAGGTGTCCTCCAGCACTagggagcagccaggcctgAACTcacctccctgagctgtgcagccaAGGCAGAGGGGAGGTTTGACAGAGCTGAACAATCACACAGCTCCACCTGCCACTGCTCTGCCATCCCTGGAAGATCTAAGGGGATTCCCTCTGCACACACAAATCACAGGAGCACAACCCATCACTCTCTTCCCTGTCACAACCCCActgatgctgctgcagtgaaGTGACTGACAGGGAGATGAGCTGGAGGCATGGCAAGAATGATATTCATGTTGGGATTGATTTGTGCCAATATCAATAATTTTTATCTCCAATATGTTTCAGACTTGCAGGTTCCTTTGATATCTCTGTTTGGGGTGGCAGAACCCCCCAGATAACTTTGTACACAAAAGTCACCCCGTGCTCAGCTAACAAGTGCTAAGGAGCAGCTCTTCCAAAAACAGGAATTCATTTCCATGCAGAACAAGGATACTGGAAGTGCCCATGGTCAATAAGGATGAGGCCTGGGTAAAGCAAGATGCAGAGAGCACTGGAAACCTGGCAAGAAGGATGAAAAAAGAGAGGGGAATAATAATTAGTCCAAAATTAGACATTAGACAGAGGAACTTCTCCAGTACAAAAATGTGCATCCTATACATAAGAATCTTATTCTCTACAAGTAATCATCTGTCAGGAATattttgaagaataaaaaaggatAAAGATTTGCcataaatgagaaaatactgaatattgCCTGCCCTTTACAATAGCTCAAAGATCACCTACACCCATCTTAAACCACTCCAGAAATCAGGAGACTTTTTATTCCAAAATCTACTGTAAGGAGAGTTCAAGACAAAGCAGTTCCCAAATCCCCCCTCTCAccacaaatctttttttttttttttttttttttttactactcaAGTAATAAATTCACGGGAAAATCTTGttattaaaagcattaaaataaatgctgtaagataaaggtttttaaaatatttcttaagtGAAAAGCCTGTAATACGAGCTATAGTGGTTGTTATCAGTTTTACATGGAAGCCATCAGGGTGTTCTAGGTGTTAATTAACTCAGGGTTACATTTCTACTCTGTTCTAACAGTGTTTCCTTTGTTTAATTTACACACACCAGgtacttgccttttttttagCAGATGTTTCTTTCAAggaaaaacaatataaaataactGCAGGGATATAAACCAGCAAATCAGcaacaaacactgaaaaataaagattaacTTTCCATTAGAATCCTCTCacaaggaggagggaaggaaaaaacacaggCAAATAAACATcaaaacatcagaaataaaCTGGGCAGTTCCACTTCAAAGGACAAAAAGAACCAGATCTACAGAATTTGATCTTGTTAATGTTTCTAAGGTTCATTTCTGATgtcccaaagctgctgcttccacgtgttcagctgtcctggctcctggcacagcctcagtCACTCTCTAGTTCCTCACatgccacaggcagggcaggcatTCGGGAATGGCCCAAAGaaaccagccctgcctgcagccaggtTGTGGGACAGGACAGAGGCTGGGGCACAAGGGAGAAACTCCAGATTATCCCAATCCCTGTGGGAATTACCAGTGATGTCTCTTTATCCCTAAAGAGACTGAAAGCAGGGATTTGGCTTTGACCACCTGCCTACAGCAAGGATTTGtgagaggggagaggaaaacagagcCAGCAGGTTCCCCTGGCCAGGGTACGTCCAGCAGGTGAATTCTTCTTGAGTTGTCTTAAAAACTCAAggaaaattcagattatttctATAAACCAATTCCAGCAAATGTGCAGTGGCTTcaagagggaaaggagaagtttaaatatttcagttatcCAGGGTTGAACTGTTTTGCCAGCTTAAGCCACTAAACAAATATACCCAAGGTGTAAGCAAAACAAATACACTGATGCTTAAAATAAAGCTGCCATTGACCACCCTGAATTAATTTAATGCACTCTTCTAATGGCCCCTGTTAAAAAGTGTTTATCAGCTCTCCAGATCCATCAGTGTTGTGTCAAGTGAGttgatttcaaaattaataaagaCCATTTCAAGGGTAATTAAATActagtgatttttattttttttcaattcaatCAATTACCAGAGAGCAGTCTGAGAGGTTTGTGAAGTACAGAAAAGCTACTGATGAACAACAAATTCTGCTGGTGCAATCAGAAAGCATTTTGTGttagaaaaagcaaaagacatttcaaatgaaagaaaatagtaaCAAGAAACAAGAGTTCATTGCCACATTTCTGTCCTACTGCTACATCTACTAAATTATGGTACTAAACAACTTCTGCATTTGTTTGCAGTTCAAAACAATCAAATGGTCTAAGACAAATTTAGTATACCTGtagcaaaataaattgttaCTTTTTTGTTTACCATCATAATATCAAATATCTCTGCTTTTGAGATCAGCTCCTAATGAAGATCTCTGATACCTCCAGAGGTTAAATCAGTAAACAAGTAAACAGTAAATGCCAAGCTacatgtaaaataattttacaataaGAACCAAGttaagctaaaaataaaaaaaactgtttatCAGAATGGAAGTgaaaacaagaatattttctaAACTTAAAAATAGGTCTATGCTATAAAGGGTAGTTGTGTTTAGAGATTTTAATTAATTGGGTTGAAAActtgtttctgtattttctatttatcAGCTTCCCAAATGATGGCAGAAGAGGAAATAATGCAGGAATTTGGCTCAGAAGCAAACCTGCAAAGCCACCTAATGAAAAGTAAAGCCAGAGAAGCTGCATATTAAACATGCAGAATTAGTAAGCAAGACAAATGTGCAGGAAGATCCCAAGGAAATATAATCCTCCTACCTGTTGTACGCATAAATAACTTATGGGGCTGACTCTCATAGCCCCGAGATGTGTGCAGAGCAACCCAATCAGGATTTATTAACTTTGCACTGTAAAACAAAGTACAGACACATCAAAATGCAGACAGTTCTCATTTCCCTTTACACTCCTTGCAGCAATAAAGATGACACACAGAGAAGCAGATTCCAAGAATTAAgatgaatgagaagaaatatttcagagagcAATAGTGATCAATGAAAGCTTTTCCTCACCACTAGATCAGTTTACACTATAGACTGtttca is a genomic window of Oenanthe melanoleuca isolate GR-GAL-2019-014 chromosome 8, OMel1.0, whole genome shotgun sequence containing:
- the ALG6 gene encoding dolichyl pyrophosphate Man9GlcNAc2 alpha-1,3-glucosyltransferase is translated as MEKWSLMTITVLLALTVRWAVSLGSYSGAGKPPMYGDYEAQRHWQEITYNLPIRQWYFNTSDNNLLYWGLDYPPLTAYHSFVCAYIAKLINPDWVALHTSRGYESQPHKLFMRTTVFVADLLVYIPAVILYCFSLKETSAKKKVSSALCILLYPGLILIDHGHFQYNSVSLGLALWAVLCLSHDWDLLGSVAFCLALNYKQMELYHSLPFFCYLLGKCFKKGLKGKGLVLLAKLAGTVLVSFAACWLPFGTDVEQIMQVLRRLFPIDRGLFEDKVANIWCSLSVLIKIKNVISPRTQLKLSFAVTFLSLLPACIKLTVQPSLRGFKFALVSCALSFFLFSFQVHEKSILLVSVPVCLIINEIPFMATWFLLVSTFSLLPLLLKDELLLPYAVTTPAFLAVCLASFSILEKTSAEDLQLKAFSLSLRGYVSWFKSFPRIVRSLFLLSLALMGVLSVLSAALPPPQRLPDLFPVAVAVVSCLHFLLFLLYFNVVILWDSKNKGQKKIS